Proteins from a genomic interval of Pseudomonas versuta:
- a CDS encoding DUF1456 family protein, whose product MIHNDVLRSVRYMLDISDNKVVEIIKLGGLDVTKEDVLTYLKKDEEEGFVRCPDEVMAHFLDGLVIFKRGKDDSRPAVKIEVPVTNNVILKKLRVAFELKEDDMHAILKASEFPVSKPELSALFRKFGHTNYRTCGDQLLRNFLKGLTLRIRG is encoded by the coding sequence ATGATTCATAACGACGTACTGCGCAGCGTGCGCTACATGCTCGACATCAGCGACAACAAAGTCGTTGAAATCATCAAGCTGGGTGGCTTGGACGTCACTAAAGAAGACGTACTGACCTACCTGAAAAAAGACGAAGAAGAAGGTTTTGTGCGCTGCCCGGACGAAGTGATGGCGCATTTCCTTGATGGCTTGGTGATTTTCAAACGCGGCAAGGATGACAGCCGTCCTGCGGTCAAAATTGAAGTGCCGGTGACCAACAACGTCATCCTGAAAAAACTGCGCGTGGCCTTTGAACTCAAAGAAGACGACATGCACGCCATCCTCAAGGCTTCGGAGTTTCCAGTCTCCAAACCTGAGCTGAGCGCCCTGTTCCGCAAGTTCGGCCACACCAACTACCGCACCTGTGGCGACCAGTTGCTGCGCAACTTCCTGAAGGGTCTGACCCTGCGTATTCGCGGCTGA